The sequence below is a genomic window from Andrena cerasifolii isolate SP2316 chromosome 6, iyAndCera1_principal, whole genome shotgun sequence.
TCCACGTCCGAGCCAGGAAACAGTGGTCTTCCAGCCTTCGCCAGTTCTGCGCGTGCGAACCGTGCGTATAGATGAAACTCTCCAATCCGCTATCCTCCGTCTTACTTTTTATCATGGTTACACTTACCAGCAAATATACATCCTGCGCTCCACATATCAATGGACGTCGTGTATAGTTTGGCTCCAAATAGAACGTCTGGTGGACGGTACCATAGAGTTACGACTTCGGCGGAGTAACATTTCACAGGTATCCCAAAAGCTCTTGCCAGTCCAAAGTCAGCCAACTTCAACTCCCCGTTCTGGAAGCGAGTTTCAGACAGCTCTTAAAAGCTAGAATTACCTTGCGGCCAAACGTTTGGAACGCTTAAACCTGTACCTTGTTAATGAGCAAATTTTGTGGCTTGAGGTCTCTGTGTAAAACATTTCGGCTGTGACAAAATGCCAAACCACGTAACAACTGATACCTAAAACGGATTAGAACGACGCGGGTATATCAAATTGTGATACAGAAAAATTTTCATTCCTAGATGTGCACCCTAAATGGTTCCTTACAGAAATGACTTGACAACATCCAAATCGATCTCTCCGTTCAGACTGTCGAAATACTTCTTCAGATCCTGATTGCAATGCTCAAAGACCAATGTCAGTTTCTTGTCACTGTGCAACACGTCGTAAAGCCTGACTATATTTTTGTGCTTCAACTCCTTGAGCAGGCATATTTCTCTGAGCGCGGACGATGGTACACCCTGGACGAGATTGTATAGTGTAATAGGGCTATAGCTGTGCGTATACAGCGTATACTTATTACTtacttcgtcgtcttcgtccagTCGTACTCTCTTCAGGGCTACGATTTCGTGAGTCTCGCGATTTTTCGCTTTAAAAACGGTTCCATAAGTACCTGGACAACGGAGGGCAAGGAGATTAAAGGTAACGCTCGCGAGAGAGATGATGCATCAGTAATAGCGGCTGTCAGAGGAACGTTCAGTCCGGCGAAGTATAGGGGGTGTCGGGGTGTCGAGGACGCCGAGCAAATCCCGAAAGAAATAATCGATCCTCTGATTCTTCCCACCTACCTTCTCCTATTTTCTCCAGTTTCTCatatttttgcatatttttggcGATTCTACGGGCGGAATAGTCGCAGAGTGGTTAGCGCTGCACTCGAAACGTTCGTGCGCGAATCACCGCTGGATGCGTGCGCGGCGCCCAGGCGCCACACCGAAATCAACACCGACCGATGACGTGCGACGTgcgcgagcgcgagcgcgaGCGTGCCCCTAGTTCACCTGATTGCAGAGTCTGTCCACGAGAAGGCCACTTTTGATTGATCCGCCATTTTTGgtctattcccgctgatttttaaatctgtcaattatactaatcttaattgtaacacatttttttaaaaaatatatgtttgaaagttaataaaaaacgttttcTGTCATACTATTCTAATTGTCTGTAATATCTATTTCTCTGAAAATGTgcatttgggtagtaaaaaaataatgtgtatatatattcataaacaCTTTGATAACATAACCTTTTTTTGACCACGTTTGATTGGCCCACCATTTTTCGTCTATTCCCGCTGATGtttaaatctgtcaattatactaatcttaattgtaatacatttttgcAAAAGGGTGCTGTAACATCCACCCATTTTGTATGAATCAAtcgcaattagaatttcttgatatacctatgtatatatttatttgcgcgaagtaaacagaagtaaaataccgccataaacgtaagagtgtTAAGGAGAGGTTAAGAAGAGTGGAATTACTATTATGTGTGTGAATATGGTGTAttatctttctctttttctctctcgtagGATTTAAGCCGAACACGGCGGACAGTGAGTGGGGGCTCGTGGCCAGTCTCTGATTATAGTTTCATACACACACAAAACACCGCTGTGTGACTAAAACCGGATAAAGCGATCACCACCAGACCACCttcagagaaggaaagaagagcGTCGTTTTCATCCCGGGCCCGGCAGTGGACTCATAAAGTAAATGCTTATCTGGCGGGATAATGCTTATtcgcaaatgcttaagcatgcggcatcctctactaacctagaagctagtaaaggatgccgaatgcttaagcatttgcttaagaataagtagcgactgagaatatcgCCCCTACAGTGTGGAGCCATCCACGCCATCTGCGTGGCTACTTTTAAACCTCCTTTCGAACGCAAAATTAGATTTGACCTTTCGTTCGCTTTCATCTTCGCTGTCGATTCTACACGGGATACACAAATTTCTCACATATTCTCAACAATTCTGCGTGTACCTTACAAGTACTGAATTACTCCCTCTAAAAGCAAACACGAAACTGGATACGTTAACTCTTTCCCCTTTCTTTAACGTTGTTAGAATGTACAGAATTTTAACGCGATAATTTACTTCCGGAGGATTGTGAAAGAAGTTGCAGTCGGTAAGAAAGTTATGATCGATCCGTGAAGTTGGCCGAAACACACACCATCGAGCCTTATTATAGCGTACCTGCATATTACGAATACGATACACTACTGGAGCTCTCGCGAGGGCGTGACAGTGGAAAGATCCTTTATTGCAAATAGCCCTGCACTATTGTAGGGTTTTGTGTTGATATGCCGGTATGATTGGTTTGCGAGTTTATAATTTATGAATGAATGGAGCTAATTTACGCAGTCCATACTATAAGAGATAGTTTCAGGCTTTCAGTCAGCCctgcatatatatacatactacATAGATATATGTATACGCCCCGAATGCGTCCGAGCGTACGGAAATTGTGGCTCCGCGTCGCTCGCTGTCTGCGATTATGGATAGACTTCAGGCAGATTCGACGAAGCTTGGTGCAGTCAGCAGCTTGGAGTAAAGATGACGAGAGGATTGTTTTCTGTCTATAGGCTCGGTGGTTGAACGATCTACAGATCGCTCTCGGACGTTGTTGGATTTCCTCCGGACCGCAATCTCCGTCCTATTCGCCTCTGTCGACGAAGATCAATCATGCGTCTGATGCATCATCTGTTTGGCAGCGCGATTCCCATGTTCGCGCATATAGCGACCGTGTTCTACGTCTGCCAACGCGTAAGCTTTTGGAACGAAGGCACCCTGCTGGaacagccagttagaaccgcgttgaatttcgaactggatctatctggttcaatgcggtaccacctggattttcaagcagtgatttgtgccagttcaaaaacgaatccggttcaatgcggatatccagatcgatggacgaaacaggatttgcatgtgcgaaatttatcaatttctatcaggaaCTGCAAGTTTGTATAAACccggaagtttcgtatctgaaattgcggatcaaaaaACTTACGAATTCGatctggaaatgccacaagctctttcgagtccgtcgcgatccggattggcagagcaaataattcacgggatgcATACCGTCGAGCTTTTTACATGCATATCcggtttgaaaccgatagagaatatttcatcgggttgaatctggaatttacgggaagaaaaccgcatcaatccggatttaaaattctttaatgcGGTTCGAACTGGCAGCTCCAGCAGGGCAAAGTAGCTGCTTGGCTAGTTTGTAGACGGAAGAAAAGATAGTAATCCGGAGCGTTTACTTAGTTTCTAGCGGCGACGAGGTTGCGACGTAAAATCATGAGGGAGACGAGAGAATTTACCTCGATCGTAATGTATCCTTGATGAGCGATCGATTAATGTAGCGGATGCACGATTTTTTCCATGTGTCGGCAGGTTGACCGGGCGCGCGGCAACGTCCAGTACATCGGTGAACAAGTCGCCAGAGGAATGAAAGAGGTGCATCTTCTTCTTCTGGTCTTGGACCATGATAACGGAGGGAGAAGTTAAAAATAGGTACATGCGTTACAATAACCGGAGCTGCGTTGCAGATGAAGGGTGACGTCGGGGAAGAATTGCGAGTGACCGACCGATTAACCGCGCAGAGCTCCAAGCTGGCTGGGGTGTTGAAACGATTTGCGACGCTCGAAGAAAACGTGCTCGAGGTACATACAATACGTACATACCTAATCTTTACCTTGATCCTTCCCTTTTCCGTTGCCTGGCCAGCTGGTGCGCATGGACCGGAATAGGGAGAACGCCAGGATCGAGACCCCTGCGGACGTGAACGAAGAGATCAGGAGAATCGTGGCCGCGTCGGAGAGGAAGACGAACGGGCAACGCGGGCAAGGGGGGCAACATCGGGCAAAGCTGAGAGAGAGAgttgaaaatgaagttgaagttgTAGCTGAAGCTGGAGCTGGAGGTGTGGCTGTAGCTGATGCTGATGCTCGCCGTTCCGCTGGCCGTGATTCCGTCTACCGAAATCCTCTGTCGAAATTTTCAGCGTGCAGCCCGCGCGAAGTTGGTTTCGTCGCGCGCAAACCGATCGATGATCGACCCCGAACGCCGACTACGCCGGAAGTTCGACTTCTCGGCGAGCGTATCCGCTAGCCGGTCGTCCGGCGATCGGGAAGCCGCGAAACCTGATTAAACTCGTACTTGCTTGCCAGTTGCCTGCTGGTAGAATAAATCGGTCCTTTTCGAGGAACGTTAACCGTAGAAATAACGAACGCCATTCGTTTGCCAAGTTGTTTATTTTCGCGAAGGGTAGGTTCTAGTTACACAAGTTTCGAGGAGAAGACGCGCGCCCGACAAGAGGACCTTAGCGGACCAAGGAAATTCACGCGAACCAATGGATGAACAACGAAAACAGAGATGACCGCGGCTATTAATAGGGCGCGTGGACGAAACGCGCGTCTCCTTCCGGCACCGCGCACTCGTAATTGAGTAATTAACGCTTAAGCAACAGTTTCAAAGTCATTGGACCTGACGAAAGCGAGGAAATCGTTGAGTCTCTTCACTAATCCGTTCCATCCGATCAGCTGTTTCTCCATGTTCCGTTTCACAAAATTGTCGAAGGCCGTCCGATCGATTTCGTCGATGTTCCGTTTGGCGGTCCGCTCGACCGTCGACCGGTGGTGGATCTCGTTCGGAGAAGCATAGACTCGTCTGTAACGAGAGCAAATCGAGCTTCGTCGTACGATAGAAACGTTTGAAAAGCGGGAACCGCGTGTTCGGCTTACCTTCCGGTCGGGAGCACATCGATACGGTCCAACGTGACGGTTGCAGGCAAGTCGAAATCGCGACCAGTGGGATCGTTGAAGCGAAGATCGCGGTGTCCATTGACGTTATCCAACCGAGAGACCCGCGGGTCCATCGAATCTTGAACGAAATGCACAATGCGTGATTTGGGGTAGTACGTAGAAGCGCAAAGGAGCTAAGTGGACTGGTGGGAGTGAGGAACGGAGGGCCGCGGGCAGACTCACGCGACCACAACTAGGGCGAATAAattattgaattttaaattGGATCTGAAGGGCGCGTAACGCACGGAACAAAGAATGAACGGCATTCATCGTCACGTATAATCTTTATTCGTTGCTAGCGAAATGCATACAAAGTGGATAAATGGGAAGGCCTATCGTCGACGACGGCGAGACTCGCGTTCTCTCTACGTGCGGGAAAATACTGGACGCGTCGCGCAGCGTTGCTACGGCCCGTCGGCGTATCGCGACTGCAAAGGTAAAGGTAAATGCGAACTAGAGCGCGAACGCGACTCCACCGCCCGTTCGCGAGCAATTTCGTTGGCCACCTGGGCCAAGTCCCGCACTAAGTTTCCTCCGCCGATTTGATCCAAGTTCCGATCCAGGCGATCGTCCACGTCGCGTAGCAAATTTCCTCCGCCTATTTGATCGAGATTCCTTGCATTCATGGGCGTCGGCCACCGGCCAGAATCGTAGGCGGACTCTCGTTCCAGCAGGCCCCTCCTCAACAGATTGCCGCCGCCGATCTGATCGAGATTTCGCTCCCGACGATCCCCATCGTCGCGAACGTATCGCGATCGATCTTTCAGGGCTCGCGAAAGCTCCGCCGCCGCTGCAATCCCCGTCGTCGTGTCCCCCGCGATCGAATCCTTGGAAGGTTGCCGCTCGAACGTCTTCCCCCTCGCCGAGCCTACAATTATCAAGCACTCGAGTTCAGCCGTCCGTTCAAGTGCTCGTTCTCTGCGAGTCCTTTCACGGTTCCACGGGCGACGAAAAGCGGCGGCAAACGGCGATAAGCGGTGATAAGCGACGACAAACCACCAGAACGGTCAAGCCTCGAGTAATCTTTGCCTCCTTTACGATAGTACCGATGCGGATCTTCTTTTCTGCTAACGAGACGGAACAAGAGCGGTAGCTTGGACGCTTACAAGGACGAGACGTGTACAAATTTGCTTCAGCAGTGTCCAAATCGATCCGCTACCTTTACGAAATCTTCCGAAATCACCCACGTCCCGACGAATGGGATTGCCTGCGTAAAACGAGTACCAGCACCAAACACGCGTGAAACAACGGGGGACAAGGAACAGACACGGACAGTAGGGCGGACGGACAAACGAATAGAGAGCGAAGCTTACCATGCTCTTCGAGATATGGGCCAAAATATTCTGCGGACGCTGGTCCGTAGAGACCACGTTGCAAATCGTTCGATCCAGCCTGCAACTGAGAATGTTGGCGTAGACTATAGACTGTAGAGAATACGGGTGAATAGTGGACGTGATCTTTCGAAAAGTTTGTTCGGCTCCTGGACGGATGGCAAAGCACGTAACCGATAATAGGTATTACGCGAACACGTACGTGCTCGTTCCAGACAAACCAAAGGAGATTGCTTTGGAACCGAATCTTGACATCGACCGTGCGGTCCGCCACCGCCGCCTCTCGAATCTCGATCAGTATGCATAGGAAAACTTTCTCGCTACCACGATCGCGTTTTCGATCGTACCCTCTATCTCGCCCCGTTAGCGTTATTTCGTCGCCTATGCGATCACCCATGCGATCCCCCGGGAAATGAGTGTGTAAACAGATCCCGAGACCCGTCTACCTCCAGCGAAAGCTGGTTCGTGCTGCATCAGATACGGTACGGTAGACCACTGGGTAAACGATAACGGAACAACCTAGCCTTGTCAGCCCACGAAGGacgttctttcttttttcccgACAAATACGTCGCAAACGCTTTCGATCGGGTAGGACGCTAGATTGCACGAGCGAAGTATAGAAAAAGAAACTTTGTGATTTGTAGGCGAAAGGCGAGGGTAGCGCACAGGCCTCGCGACGCAACAAGTTGCGCCCGCGGTTGTGGATCAGCGCCGGTGGCTGTCGCCTCGTCGACGCCTCCGCGGATGCTTCTTCGTCCTTCAACTGGTTCTGCTTCGTATTAACTTTTTGGTCGGAGAAGCAACAAGAATAAAGGGGCAGAAAACatggaaaatatagaaaatatcgaGGGAGCAGAAAGGGCGAAGAAAAGAATTACCTGATGGGGCACGGCCGCTACCCAAGCGGTCGCGAATGTTGCGATCGGCAGAAGGAGGATCGGGAAGGCGAGTGCACGGTGTTTCGTCATCGTGAGTCCTGAGTCGAAAGTGGAAAGCGATGTCTGCCCAAGTCGGTGCGTGTTCTCGCACCGAAAATCGCGTACCGTGTACCGGTCCTTGTCGAGCTTCCTCGAAATATATAAAGGGTATCGGGGGTGAAGCGGCTCAAGCACGCACGCGCCGACGCGGACGCGACGCGTCCTTGTACAGTGTATGTACTGTGTACACGACACCGAAATCCATTAAGCGGCTCGCCGCGccgtgccgcgccgcgccgccaatCGGACGCATCTTCGGGCCATCGCCAACAACCGATTCTTGCCTCGGGATCGTTCGTCACACTTTTCTACGCTTTCCTACGtcatctttctttctcttccacGCGTGCAATCGGAAGCTGAGGCGCAACCCCCGACGAGTCGAGTAGAAAAGCATTCTccctcgttcgttcgttttacaaACGTTGGTCGATGGAATGACCGTACAACGACGCGTCCTGCGAGAAAATAAACTTCACGGTTATCGCCAGTGGCCTCCCCAGGGGACTCTAAACGGATGATCACCGGTTCCACACCGTCGTTTCACCTTTCCTTCCCGTTTGCCAGTTTTATCCGCCGTACGGAGGCGCGTACGATTACTTGCCACGACGATCCACGAGTTGTCCGGCAATTCCCTACGCGTAACGTCGCACAGACGTTATACGAAGGTATACCGATATTACCAATAAAATTCTGACGCGTCGCACGTGTCCGCGTAGGGAATCGTCTGGCAAGTTtcggaaagaaagagagaaacgaaGAAAGGGCCGGCAGATTCGCGTATGATTAGAGGAGAAGAGGGTAGACCGCGACGGGGGCAACGGAATACCGCCTTTTCGCGGCATCGATTTTTCTCGTATCTGGTGCAGAAACTAATTGCTGGTGGCCGTGAAATTCAATGCTACGTGCGTGCGTACAGCGTGCGCGCGTACCTACGCGAATGCTACGCAACGCGTAACTGTTAGGTCAAATTGTCCACGTCTCGTTAACGCTTTCCGGCGATTCGGATGAACGAAGGACGATCAGCCGAAAAGCGTGAAAAAGGATTTTACCGTTTGGTCGGGTCCCGGTTGTACGTCCTGCGTACGTGGCGCGAGAACGATAGAGGGATACATTTCGGAGGAGAAAAGAAAAGGGGATGAAAAAGGTGAAGAGAAGGCCTATCGAAGGTGAGATGGCGCGTACGCGTCACGCGAACGCGACGGCTGTCACGAATGATAAAGGAACGCGGGACGGACGGATATCCACCTTGGAAAGAGATCGTGTAACGTTAATGGATTCTCTCGTTACCTCCGCAACGCACGGAACTGTCTTAGCGAATGAGGGTGGAATTTTCTCTTTATTCTCTGCCCGAAGACTGTCGGTTGTAGTATATAAGGCGCGTCCTCCAAGGGTCGAACGTTCAGTTCACCAGTTCAGTTTGACCACGATCTTATTGCGTTTACGGCCAACATTCTCGGCATTGCGTTACGAGAAACATGAAGATCTTAATCGTCTACGTAAGTAGCGTGCATAA
It includes:
- the LOC143369856 gene encoding uncharacterized protein LOC143369856 isoform X1 → MTKHRALAFPILLLPIATFATAWVAAVPHQLQAGSNDLQRGLYGPASAEYFGPYLEEHGSARGKTFERQPSKDSIAGDTTTGIAAAAELSRALKDRSRYVRDDGDRRERNLDQIGGGNLLRRGLLERESAYDSGRWPTPMNARNLDQIGGGNLLRDVDDRLDRNLDQIGGGNLVRDLAQVANEIARERAVESRSRSSSHLPLPLQSRYADGP
- the LOC143369858 gene encoding uncharacterized protein LOC143369858, with product MCRQVDRARGNVQYIGEQVARGMKEMKGDVGEELRVTDRLTAQSSKLAGVLKRFATLEENVLELVRMDRNRENARIETPADVNEEIRRIVAASERKTNGQRGQGGQHRAKLRERVENEVEVVAEAGAGGVAVADADARRSAGRDSVYRNPLSKFSACSPREVGFVARKPIDDRPRTPTTPEVRLLGERIR
- the LOC143369856 gene encoding uncharacterized protein LOC143369856 isoform X2: MTKHRALAFPILLLPIATFATAWVAAVPHQAGSNDLQRGLYGPASAEYFGPYLEEHGSARGKTFERQPSKDSIAGDTTTGIAAAAELSRALKDRSRYVRDDGDRRERNLDQIGGGNLLRRGLLERESAYDSGRWPTPMNARNLDQIGGGNLLRDVDDRLDRNLDQIGGGNLVRDLAQVANEIARERAVESRSRSSSHLPLPLQSRYADGP
- the LOC143369856 gene encoding orcokinin peptides isoform X4, giving the protein MTKHRALAFPILLLPIATFATAWVAAVPHQAGSNDLQRGLYGPASAEYFGPYLEEHDSMDPRVSRLDNVNGHRDLRFNDPTGRDFDLPATVTLDRIDVLPTGRRVYASPNEIHHRSTVERTAKRNIDEIDRTAFDNFVKRNMEKQLIGWNGLVKRLNDFLAFVRSNDFETVA
- the Cdk5 gene encoding cyclin-dependent kinase 5, which codes for MQKYEKLEKIGEGTYGTVFKAKNRETHEIVALKRVRLDEDDEGVPSSALREICLLKELKHKNIVRLYDVLHSDKKLTLVFEHCNQDLKKYFDSLNGEIDLDVVKSFLYQLLRGLAFCHSRNVLHRDLKPQNLLINKNGELKLADFGLARAFGIPVKCYSAEVVTLWYRPPDVLFGAKLYTTSIDMWSAGCIFAELAKAGRPLFPGSDVDDQLRRIFKMLGTPTEETWPDFTTLPDYKPFPTYHPAQGCGLVTPKLNVRGRDLLQRLLVCNPALRLSAEEAMAHPYFNDLNPAIKNDRCQ
- the LOC143369856 gene encoding orcokinin peptides isoform X3, yielding MTKHRALAFPILLLPIATFATAWVAAVPHQLQAGSNDLQRGLYGPASAEYFGPYLEEHDSMDPRVSRLDNVNGHRDLRFNDPTGRDFDLPATVTLDRIDVLPTGRRVYASPNEIHHRSTVERTAKRNIDEIDRTAFDNFVKRNMEKQLIGWNGLVKRLNDFLAFVRSNDFETVA